A part of Diachasmimorpha longicaudata isolate KC_UGA_2023 chromosome 11, iyDiaLong2, whole genome shotgun sequence genomic DNA contains:
- the Plx gene encoding TBC1 domain family member 1 isoform X4, producing MKEQSSLSRVDRDRDLQRSNSSAAALTTIGADISPSSSHFFEVLYVGKIKLSHQKVPESFIDDALMKFKAYGLEKSKSTASNLLAECQQLRRQAHLAASNENRRDSGDSSTSDLGSSDNVSGASIISPTSPLSVTTLGGSVESLPAPPTEIQESPQAKKTVNATMQPPEMMRNRAASTGSVLGPRRGSASKGNDDHNRTMLFQVGRSDLRLISPDRKGVLFHKQLKDIASCVQGLKNPEHFGFICREVSAECFIAYIFKCQSASVADDLVGAITQAFIATCNGAKKERHTILQCEHCPMVWYNNLCQAIEGQGDRKTQSIIFTRMELLPEDEQEIVVTKYKGAEAAGGSGREFSLREQNQFLMMLLRAHCESKQSRHVHDTAEQRSEFLNQYLSVGVGSTIFMKAKRSLTNSFDHLMKRKGSRDDFGLNSHVRDNASRSERGSPVGTMPGMMGEVTPESNRPRSLRVSPEQQLMVNTGPKSPMMDIFLKVGNSPKMSPTEAEDNTRLQSNSSWRQAILNRVVTPGKDQDARDDKNTRDKVQVTPKRSKQELRELWKKAINQQVILIRMEKENTRLRVRQEEATMKRIKLEYDELSSCARELSEVWDLLVSKESRISTKCDNQMLLQAIKQGVPRGKRGDVWHFLAEQFCLKMPPIDTTEFPNYNTPYDLLLKQLTSQQHAILIDLGRTFPNHPYFSSPLGPGQLALFNLLKAYSLLDHEVGYCQGLSFVAGVLLLHMSEDQAFFLLRHLMFRRGLRKLYLPDMAALQLHLYQLSRLLHDRLPSIYCHFDKHEVSPTLYAAPWLLTLFASQFPLGFVTRVFDLLFLESSEVIFRVALALLEEHQEQLLMCDSFEEIMEYLKVTVPAVDKAILDRVMKRVFYPDLEIPKQLNEYRVEYQVLQEEMLSVKPQIENMEKLELLNKQLTQQNAHLTSQLEIAVSNLQRLESTRSSQQLSVHKLESQNRSLEVTVATLGSFVQQLAETRTDIEIPGDVRRIIAQFSVAEKRRSNSTKSFPLKVIEDNNNRYEPTKSNSTGRETKIFLKSNMEPPYPLKSALSQPNLGTKLEKMSSFFANSHNHIKQQRAQMAALRNESIGEHTLNNNDENDPKTVNIDIQITDTVNTTTDNVIQSDNNLKIETGSLEKSSSLPLNAKMKLKPTKSAYELGSVKKIPTTKLDDSNDTVSSLGTVHPLDSCSDVNFKYGGTTKLKCIKPVRLSSQGQNENLSKELQSQNPEILTR from the exons ATGAAGGAGCAATCGTCCTTGTCCAGGGTCGACAGGGACAGGGACCTCCAGAGGTCCAATAGCAGTGCCGCTGCTCTGACGACAATCGGCGCTGACATATCCCCGAGCTCATCCCACTTTTTCGag GTACTTTATGTCGGAAAAATAAAGTTGTCTCATCAGAAGGTCCCGGAGTCATTCATTGACGATGCTCTTATGAAGTTCAAGGCTTACGGTCTTGAGAAGTCTAAATCAACAGCGAGTAATCTGCTTGCTGAGTGTCAGCAATTACGTAGGCAGGCTCATCTAGCTGCCAGTAATGAAAACCGGAGAGATAGCGGG GATTCCTCAACAAGTGACCTGGGCAGCAGTGACAACGTCTCAGGAGCCAGTATAATCTCCCCAACGAGTCCCCTGAGTGTAACAACGCTTGGTGGATCTGTGGAGTCCCTGCCCGCGCCCCCCACCGAGATCCAGGAAAGTCCTCAAGCAAAGAAAACTGTGAATGCAACAATGCAACCACCTGAGATGATGAGAAATAGAGCAGCCTCGACAGGCAGTGTCCTAGGGCCTCGACGAGGCTCCGCATCAAAGGGAAACGACGATCACAATCGTACAATGTTATTCCAG GTGGGTCGCAGTGATCTCAGGCTCATAAGCCCCGACAGAAAAGGCGTTCTGTTCCACAAACAGCTAAAAGACATAGCAAGTTGCGTCCAAGGACTAAAGAACCCTGAGCACTTTGGTTTCATCTGTCGTGAGGTATCTGCCGAGTGTTTTATCGCTTACATCTTCAAATGTCAATCAGCATCGGTCGCTGATGATCTCGTTGGTGCTATAACGCAGGCATTCATAGCAACGTGCAATGGTGCAAAAAAAGAACGTCACACAATACTCCAGTGTGAGCACTGCCCTATGGTGTGGTACAATAATCTGTGCCAAGCAATCGAGGGtcagggagacagaaagacccAGAGTATAATATTCACACGTATGGAGCTCCTCCCTGAGGACGAGCAGGAAATCGTTGTGACAAAATACAAAGGCGCTGAGGCTGCTGGTGGCTCCGGTCGTGAATTCAGTTTACGGgaacaaaatcaatttttgatgATGCTATTACGTGCCCACTGCGAGTCCAAGCAGTCACGACACGTTCACGATACAGCTGAGCAAAgaagtgaatttttaaatcaatatcTGAGTGTTGGAGTGGGAAGTACAATATTTATGAAGGCCAAGAGATCGTTAACCAATTCGTTCGATCATCTGATGAAGCGAAAAGGCTCAAGAGATGATTTTGGATTAAATTCACACGTTAGAGATAATGCCTCTAGGAGTGAACGAGGTAGCCCTGTTGGAACGATGCCTGGTATGATGGGTGAGGTAACACCAGAGTCCAATCGTCCCAGATCCCTCAGGGTCTCTCCCGAGCAGCAGTTGATGGTTAACACAGGACCAAAGAGCCCCATGATGGATATATTCCTGAAAGTGGGCAATTCACCAAAGATGTCGCCCACTGAGGCTGAAGACAACACACGATTGCAGTCGAACAGCTCTTGGAGGCAAGCAATACTCAATCGAGTTGTCACACCTGGAAAGGATCAGGATGCCAGGGACGACAAAAATACCAGGGATAAAGTACAAGTGACGCCGAAGCGGTCTAAACAGGAGTTACGAGAACTGTGGAAAAAGGCGATTAATCAACAGGTAATTTTGATAAGAATGGAGAAAGAAAATACGAGACTCAGGGTGAGACAGGAGGAGGCGACTATGAAGAGGATAAAATTGGAGTACGATGAATTGAGTAGTTGTGCCCGTGAATTGTCAGAGGTGTGGGATTTGTTGGTGAGCAAGGAGAGCAGGATATCAACAAAGTGTGACAATCAGATGCTTCTGCAGGCGATTAAACAGGGAGTGCCCAGGGGCAAACGAGGGGATGTCTGGCATTTTCTTGCTGAACAATTTTGCCTGAAAATGCCACCTATTGATACTACAGAATTTCCCAATTATAATACGCCTTATGATTTACTACTGAAACAACTCACCAGTCAGCAGCACGCGATATTGATTGATTTGGGTCGTACATTTCCGAATCATCCTTACTTCAGTTCACCCCTTGGTCCAGGTCAGCTGGCTCTGTTCAATCTCTTGAAGGCTTACTCATTACTGGACCATGAGGTGGGCTATTGCCAGGGCCTCAGTTTTGTAGCTGGTGTTCTTCTACTTCACATGTCTGAAGACCAGGCCTTCTTCCTCCTCAGGCACCTCATGTTTAGGAGAGGCCTTAGGAAACTTTACTTGCCAGATATGGCTGCCCTTCAGCTGCACCTCTATCAACTGTCTAGACTGCTTCATGACAGGTTACCCTCGATTTACTGTCACTTCGATAAACACGAAGTATCGCCAACTCTCTATGCAGCGCCCTGGCTACTCACACTCTTCGCCAGTCAATTTCCCCTGGGCTTTGTCACCAGAGTTTTCGATCTTCTGTTCCTAGAGAGCTCTGAAGTCATATTCAGAGTCGCTCTTGCACTGCTGGAGGAGCATCAGGAGCAGCTGCTGATGTGCGACAGCTTCGAGGAGATCATGGAGTATCTCAAGGTGACAGTACCAGCTGTTGACAAAGCCATCTTGGATCGTGTAATGAAGAGAGTCTTCTATCCAGACCTGGAGATCCCCAAGCAGTTGAATGAGTACAGAGTTGAGTATCAAGTCCTCCAGGAGGAGATGTTGTCCGTCAAACCCCAGATCGAGAACATGGAGAAACTCGAGTTGTTGAATAAACAACTCACACAGCAGAATGCCCATCTCACTTCACAACTGGAGATTGCTGTGAGCAATCTCCAACGTCTCGAGAGCACCAGATCATCTCAGCAGTTATCTGTTCACAAGCTCGAATCGCAAAATCGAAGTTTAGAGGTGACAGTTGCAACTCTGGGGTCATTCGTCCAACAATTGGCTGAGACTAGGACTGATATTGAAATTCCTGGTGATGTCAGGAGGATAATAGCACAATTCAGTGTTGCTGAGAAGCGTCGCAGTAATAGCACCAAATCATTTCCTCTGAAAGTGATTGAGGACAATAATAATCGGTATGAGCCCACTAAGAGCAACTCCACAGGAcgagaaacaaaaatattcctcAAGAGCAATATGGAGCCCCCTTATCCACTCAAATCAGCCCTCAGTCAACCGAATCTTGGTACTAAGCTTGAAAAAATGTCATCTTTCTTTGCTAATTCTCATAATCATATTAAACAGCAACGAGCCCAAATGGCAGCTTTGAGAAATGAAAGTATTGGTGAACACacattgaataataatgatgagAATGATCCCAAGACTGTTAACATTGACATACAAATAACTGACACTGTTAATACGACAACTGACAATGTTATACAGAGTGACAATAATTTGAAGATTGAGACTGGTAGTTTGGAGAAATCTAGTTCGTTGCCGTTGAATGCGAAAATGAAACTGAAACCTACCAAGTCTGCCTATGAACTTGGATCCGTCAAGAAAATTCCCACTACCAAATTGGACGACAGTAATGACACTGTCTCCAGTCTTGGGACTGTTCATCCACTCGATTCTTGCAGCGATGTTAATTTCAAGTATGGGGGAACTACAAAATTAAAGTGCATAAAGCCGGTGAGACTATCGAGTCAGGGACAGAATGAGAACCTCAGCAAGGAACTGCAGAGCCAAAATCCAGAAATTCTCACCAGATAA
- the Plx gene encoding TBC1 domain family member 1 isoform X2, producing MMITVPMGTSSPYFTVTSFSDASTLRKRPLVHELFNAMKEQSSLSRVDRDRDLQRSNSSAAALTTIGADISPSSSHFFEVLYVGKIKLSHQKVPESFIDDALMKFKAYGLEKSKSTASNLLAECQQLRRQAHLAASNENRRDSGDSSTSDLGSSDNVSGASIISPTSPLSVTTLGGSVESLPAPPTEIQESPQAKKTVNATMQPPEMMRNRAASTGSVLGPRRGSASKGNDDHNRTMLFQVGRSDLRLISPDRKGVLFHKQLKDIASCVQGLKNPEHFGFICREVSAECFIAYIFKCQSASVADDLVGAITQAFIATCNGAKKERHTILQCEHCPMVWYNNLCQAIEGQGDRKTQSIIFTRMELLPEDEQEIVVTKYKGAEAAGGSGREFSLREQNQFLMMLLRAHCESKQSRHVHDTAEQRSEFLNQYLSVGVGSTIFMKAKRSLTNSFDHLMKRKGSRDDFGLNSHVRDNASRSERGSPVGTMPGMMGEVTPESNRPRSLRVSPEQQLMVNTGPKSPMMDIFLKVGNSPKMSPTEAEDNTRLQSNSSWRQAILNRVVTPGKDQDARDDKNTRDKVQVTPKRSKQELRELWKKAINQQVILIRMEKENTRLRVRQEEATMKRIKLEYDELSSCARELSEVWDLLVSKESRISTKCDNQMLLQAIKQGVPRGKRGDVWHFLAEQFCLKMPPIDTTEFPNYNTPYDLLLKQLTSQQHAILIDLGRTFPNHPYFSSPLGPGQLALFNLLKAYSLLDHEVGYCQGLSFVAGVLLLHMSEDQAFFLLRHLMFRRGLRKLYLPDMAALQLHLYQLSRLLHDRLPSIYCHFDKHEVSPTLYAAPWLLTLFASQFPLGFVTRVFDLLFLESSEVIFRVALALLEEHQEQLLMCDSFEEIMEYLKVTVPAVDKAILDRVMKRVFYPDLEIPKQLNEYRVEYQVLQEEMLSVKPQIENMEKLELLNKQLTQQNAHLTSQLEIAVSNLQRLESTRSSQQLSVHKLESQNRSLEVTVATLGSFVQQLAETRTDIEIPGDVRRIIAQFSVAEKRRSNSTKSFPLKVIEDNNNRYEPTKSNSTGRETKIFLKSNMEPPYPLKSALSQPNLGTKLEKMSSFFANSHNHIKQQRAQMAALRNESIGEHTLNNNDENDPKTVNIDIQITDTVNTTTDNVIQSDNNLKIETGSLEKSSSLPLNAKMKLKPTKSAYELGSVKKIPTTKLDDSNDTVSSLGTVHPLDSCSDVNFKYGGTTKLKCIKPVRLSSQGQNENLSKELQSQNPEILTR from the exons ATGATGATTACGGTGCCGATGGGCACTTCCAGCCCCTATTTCACGGTGACATCGTTCAGCGATGCTAGTACACTCAGGAAAAGGCCACTG GTACACGAATTATTCAACGCCATGAAGGAGCAATCGTCCTTGTCCAGGGTCGACAGGGACAGGGACCTCCAGAGGTCCAATAGCAGTGCCGCTGCTCTGACGACAATCGGCGCTGACATATCCCCGAGCTCATCCCACTTTTTCGag GTACTTTATGTCGGAAAAATAAAGTTGTCTCATCAGAAGGTCCCGGAGTCATTCATTGACGATGCTCTTATGAAGTTCAAGGCTTACGGTCTTGAGAAGTCTAAATCAACAGCGAGTAATCTGCTTGCTGAGTGTCAGCAATTACGTAGGCAGGCTCATCTAGCTGCCAGTAATGAAAACCGGAGAGATAGCGGG GATTCCTCAACAAGTGACCTGGGCAGCAGTGACAACGTCTCAGGAGCCAGTATAATCTCCCCAACGAGTCCCCTGAGTGTAACAACGCTTGGTGGATCTGTGGAGTCCCTGCCCGCGCCCCCCACCGAGATCCAGGAAAGTCCTCAAGCAAAGAAAACTGTGAATGCAACAATGCAACCACCTGAGATGATGAGAAATAGAGCAGCCTCGACAGGCAGTGTCCTAGGGCCTCGACGAGGCTCCGCATCAAAGGGAAACGACGATCACAATCGTACAATGTTATTCCAG GTGGGTCGCAGTGATCTCAGGCTCATAAGCCCCGACAGAAAAGGCGTTCTGTTCCACAAACAGCTAAAAGACATAGCAAGTTGCGTCCAAGGACTAAAGAACCCTGAGCACTTTGGTTTCATCTGTCGTGAGGTATCTGCCGAGTGTTTTATCGCTTACATCTTCAAATGTCAATCAGCATCGGTCGCTGATGATCTCGTTGGTGCTATAACGCAGGCATTCATAGCAACGTGCAATGGTGCAAAAAAAGAACGTCACACAATACTCCAGTGTGAGCACTGCCCTATGGTGTGGTACAATAATCTGTGCCAAGCAATCGAGGGtcagggagacagaaagacccAGAGTATAATATTCACACGTATGGAGCTCCTCCCTGAGGACGAGCAGGAAATCGTTGTGACAAAATACAAAGGCGCTGAGGCTGCTGGTGGCTCCGGTCGTGAATTCAGTTTACGGgaacaaaatcaatttttgatgATGCTATTACGTGCCCACTGCGAGTCCAAGCAGTCACGACACGTTCACGATACAGCTGAGCAAAgaagtgaatttttaaatcaatatcTGAGTGTTGGAGTGGGAAGTACAATATTTATGAAGGCCAAGAGATCGTTAACCAATTCGTTCGATCATCTGATGAAGCGAAAAGGCTCAAGAGATGATTTTGGATTAAATTCACACGTTAGAGATAATGCCTCTAGGAGTGAACGAGGTAGCCCTGTTGGAACGATGCCTGGTATGATGGGTGAGGTAACACCAGAGTCCAATCGTCCCAGATCCCTCAGGGTCTCTCCCGAGCAGCAGTTGATGGTTAACACAGGACCAAAGAGCCCCATGATGGATATATTCCTGAAAGTGGGCAATTCACCAAAGATGTCGCCCACTGAGGCTGAAGACAACACACGATTGCAGTCGAACAGCTCTTGGAGGCAAGCAATACTCAATCGAGTTGTCACACCTGGAAAGGATCAGGATGCCAGGGACGACAAAAATACCAGGGATAAAGTACAAGTGACGCCGAAGCGGTCTAAACAGGAGTTACGAGAACTGTGGAAAAAGGCGATTAATCAACAGGTAATTTTGATAAGAATGGAGAAAGAAAATACGAGACTCAGGGTGAGACAGGAGGAGGCGACTATGAAGAGGATAAAATTGGAGTACGATGAATTGAGTAGTTGTGCCCGTGAATTGTCAGAGGTGTGGGATTTGTTGGTGAGCAAGGAGAGCAGGATATCAACAAAGTGTGACAATCAGATGCTTCTGCAGGCGATTAAACAGGGAGTGCCCAGGGGCAAACGAGGGGATGTCTGGCATTTTCTTGCTGAACAATTTTGCCTGAAAATGCCACCTATTGATACTACAGAATTTCCCAATTATAATACGCCTTATGATTTACTACTGAAACAACTCACCAGTCAGCAGCACGCGATATTGATTGATTTGGGTCGTACATTTCCGAATCATCCTTACTTCAGTTCACCCCTTGGTCCAGGTCAGCTGGCTCTGTTCAATCTCTTGAAGGCTTACTCATTACTGGACCATGAGGTGGGCTATTGCCAGGGCCTCAGTTTTGTAGCTGGTGTTCTTCTACTTCACATGTCTGAAGACCAGGCCTTCTTCCTCCTCAGGCACCTCATGTTTAGGAGAGGCCTTAGGAAACTTTACTTGCCAGATATGGCTGCCCTTCAGCTGCACCTCTATCAACTGTCTAGACTGCTTCATGACAGGTTACCCTCGATTTACTGTCACTTCGATAAACACGAAGTATCGCCAACTCTCTATGCAGCGCCCTGGCTACTCACACTCTTCGCCAGTCAATTTCCCCTGGGCTTTGTCACCAGAGTTTTCGATCTTCTGTTCCTAGAGAGCTCTGAAGTCATATTCAGAGTCGCTCTTGCACTGCTGGAGGAGCATCAGGAGCAGCTGCTGATGTGCGACAGCTTCGAGGAGATCATGGAGTATCTCAAGGTGACAGTACCAGCTGTTGACAAAGCCATCTTGGATCGTGTAATGAAGAGAGTCTTCTATCCAGACCTGGAGATCCCCAAGCAGTTGAATGAGTACAGAGTTGAGTATCAAGTCCTCCAGGAGGAGATGTTGTCCGTCAAACCCCAGATCGAGAACATGGAGAAACTCGAGTTGTTGAATAAACAACTCACACAGCAGAATGCCCATCTCACTTCACAACTGGAGATTGCTGTGAGCAATCTCCAACGTCTCGAGAGCACCAGATCATCTCAGCAGTTATCTGTTCACAAGCTCGAATCGCAAAATCGAAGTTTAGAGGTGACAGTTGCAACTCTGGGGTCATTCGTCCAACAATTGGCTGAGACTAGGACTGATATTGAAATTCCTGGTGATGTCAGGAGGATAATAGCACAATTCAGTGTTGCTGAGAAGCGTCGCAGTAATAGCACCAAATCATTTCCTCTGAAAGTGATTGAGGACAATAATAATCGGTATGAGCCCACTAAGAGCAACTCCACAGGAcgagaaacaaaaatattcctcAAGAGCAATATGGAGCCCCCTTATCCACTCAAATCAGCCCTCAGTCAACCGAATCTTGGTACTAAGCTTGAAAAAATGTCATCTTTCTTTGCTAATTCTCATAATCATATTAAACAGCAACGAGCCCAAATGGCAGCTTTGAGAAATGAAAGTATTGGTGAACACacattgaataataatgatgagAATGATCCCAAGACTGTTAACATTGACATACAAATAACTGACACTGTTAATACGACAACTGACAATGTTATACAGAGTGACAATAATTTGAAGATTGAGACTGGTAGTTTGGAGAAATCTAGTTCGTTGCCGTTGAATGCGAAAATGAAACTGAAACCTACCAAGTCTGCCTATGAACTTGGATCCGTCAAGAAAATTCCCACTACCAAATTGGACGACAGTAATGACACTGTCTCCAGTCTTGGGACTGTTCATCCACTCGATTCTTGCAGCGATGTTAATTTCAAGTATGGGGGAACTACAAAATTAAAGTGCATAAAGCCGGTGAGACTATCGAGTCAGGGACAGAATGAGAACCTCAGCAAGGAACTGCAGAGCCAAAATCCAGAAATTCTCACCAGATAA